One region of Salvelinus sp. IW2-2015 linkage group LG6.1, ASM291031v2, whole genome shotgun sequence genomic DNA includes:
- the LOC139027888 gene encoding polysialoglycoprotein-like isoform X8, with amino-acid sequence MMSLSSDDATSEAATGPSDDATSEAATGPSDDATSEAATGPSDDATSEAATGPSDDGATSEAATGPSDGATSEAATGPSDGATSEAATGPSDDATSEAATGPSVRRYL; translated from the exons ATGATGTCCCTGTCCTCTGACGACGCTAC CTCTGAAGCTGCCACTGGCCCCTCTGACGACGCTACCTCTGAAGCTGCCACTGGCCCGTCTGACGACGCTAC CTCTGAAGCTGCCACTGGCCCGTCTGACGACGCTAC CTCTGAAGCTGCCACTGGCCCGTCTGACGACG GCGCTACCTCTGAAGCTGCCACTGGCCCGTCTGACGGCGCTACCTCTGAAGCTGCCACTGGCCCGTCTGACGGCGCTACCTCTGAAGCTGCCACTGGCCCGTCTGACGACGCTACCTCTGAAGCTGCCACTGGCCCGTCTGTACGACGCTACCTCTGA
- the LOC139027888 gene encoding PML-RARA-regulated adapter molecule 1-like isoform X7, with protein sequence MMSLSSDDATSEAATGPSLTTLPLKLPLAPLTTLPLKLPLARLTTLPLKLPLARLTTALPLKLPLARLTALPLKLPLARLTALPLKLPLARLTTLPLKLPLARLYDATSEAATGPS encoded by the exons ATGATGTCCCTGTCCTCTGACGACGCTAC CTCTGAAGCTGCCACTGGCCCGTCTCTGACGACGCTACCTCTGAAGCTGCCACTGGCCCCTCTGACGACGCTACCTCTGAAGCTGCCACTGGCCCGTCTGACGACGCTAC CTCTGAAGCTGCCACTGGCCCGTCTGACGACG GCGCTACCTCTGAAGCTGCCACTGGCCCGTCTGACGGCGCTACCTCTGAAGCTGCCACTGGCCCGTCTGACGGCGCTACCTCTGAAGCTGCCACTGGCCCGTCTGACGACGCTACCTCTGAAGCTGCCACTGGCCCGTCTGTACGACGCTACCTCTGAAGCTGCCACTGGCCCGTCTTGA
- the LOC139027888 gene encoding uncharacterized protein isoform X1 produces the protein MMSLSSDDATSEAATGPSLTTLPLKLPLAPLTTLPLKLPLARLTTLPLKLPLPSDDATSEAATGPLTTLPLKLPLARLTTLPLKLPLARLTTALPLKLPLARLTALPLKLPLARLTALPLKLPLARLTTLPLKLPLARLYDATSEAATGPS, from the exons ATGATGTCCCTGTCCTCTGACGACGCTAC CTCTGAAGCTGCCACTGGCCCGTCTCTGACGACGCTACCTCTGAAGCTGCCACTGGCCCCTCTGACGACGCTACCTCTGAAGCTGCCACTGGCCCGTCTGACGACGCTACCTCTGAAGCTGCCACTGCCGTCTGACGACGCTACCTCTGAAGCTGCCACTGGCCCGCTGACGACGCTACCTCTGAAGCTGCCACTGGCCCGTCTGACGACGCTAC CTCTGAAGCTGCCACTGGCCCGTCTGACGACG GCGCTACCTCTGAAGCTGCCACTGGCCCGTCTGACGGCGCTACCTCTGAAGCTGCCACTGGCCCGTCTGACGGCGCTACCTCTGAAGCTGCCACTGGCCCGTCTGACGACGCTACCTCTGAAGCTGCCACTGGCCCGTCTGTACGACGCTACCTCTGAAGCTGCCACTGGCCCGTCTTGA
- the LOC139027888 gene encoding transmembrane channel-like protein isoform X3 → MMSLSSDDATSEAATGPSLTTLPLKLPLAPLTTLPLKLPLARLTTLPLKLPLPSDDATSEAATGPLTTLPLKLPLARLTTLPLKLPLARLTALPLKLPLARLTALPLKLPLARLTTLPLKLPLARLYDATSEAATGPS, encoded by the exons ATGATGTCCCTGTCCTCTGACGACGCTAC CTCTGAAGCTGCCACTGGCCCGTCTCTGACGACGCTACCTCTGAAGCTGCCACTGGCCCCTCTGACGACGCTACCTCTGAAGCTGCCACTGGCCCGTCTGACGACGCTACCTCTGAAGCTGCCACTGCCGTCTGACGACGCTACCTCTGAAGCTGCCACTGGCCCGCTGACGACGCTACCTCTGAAGCTGCCACTGGCCCGTCTGACGACGCTAC CTCTGAAGCTGCCACTGGCCCGTCTGACGGCGCTACCTCTGAAGCTGCCACTGGCCCGTCTGACGGCGCTACCTCTGAAGCTGCCACTGGCCCGTCTGACGACGCTACCTCTGAAGCTGCCACTGGCCCGTCTGTACGACGCTACCTCTGAAGCTGCCACTGGCCCGTCTTGA
- the LOC139027888 gene encoding uncharacterized protein isoform X4, whose translation MMSLSSDDATSEAATGPSLTTLPLKLPLAPLTTLPLKLPLARLTTLPLKLPLARLTTLPLKLPLARLTTALPLKLPLARLTALPLKLPLARLTALPLKLPLARLTTLPLKLPLARLYDATSEAATGPS comes from the exons ATGATGTCCCTGTCCTCTGACGACGCTAC CTCTGAAGCTGCCACTGGCCCGTCTCTGACGACGCTACCTCTGAAGCTGCCACTGGCCCCTCTGACGACGCTACCTCTGAAGCTGCCACTGGCCCGTCTGACGACGCTAC CTCTGAAGCTGCCACTGGCCCGTCTGACGACGCTAC CTCTGAAGCTGCCACTGGCCCGTCTGACGACG GCGCTACCTCTGAAGCTGCCACTGGCCCGTCTGACGGCGCTACCTCTGAAGCTGCCACTGGCCCGTCTGACGGCGCTACCTCTGAAGCTGCCACTGGCCCGTCTGACGACGCTACCTCTGAAGCTGCCACTGGCCCGTCTGTACGACGCTACCTCTGAAGCTGCCACTGGCCCGTCTTGA
- the LOC139027888 gene encoding polysialoglycoprotein-like isoform X6, protein MMSLSSDDATSEAATGPSDDATSEAATGPSDDATSEAATGPSDDATSEAALARLTGATSEAATGPSDDATSEAATGPSDGATSEAATGPSDGATSEAATGPSDDATSEAATGPSVRRYL, encoded by the exons ATGATGTCCCTGTCCTCTGACGACGCTAC CTCTGAAGCTGCCACTGGCCCCTCTGACGACGCTACCTCTGAAGCTGCCACTGGCCCGTCTGACGACGCTAC CTCTGAAGCTGCCACTGGCCCGTCTGACGACGCTACCTCTGAAGCTGCACTGGCCCGTCTGACGG GCGCTACCTCTGAAGCTGCCACTGGCCCGTCTGACGACGCTAC CTCTGAAGCTGCCACTGGCCCGTCTGACGGCGCTACCTCTGAAGCTGCCACTGGCCCGTCTGACGGCGCTACCTCTGAAGCTGCCACTGGCCCGTCTGACGACGCTACCTCTGAAGCTGCCACTGGCCCGTCTGTACGACGCTACCTCTGA
- the LOC139027888 gene encoding polysialoglycoprotein-like isoform X9, with protein MMSLSSDDATSEAATGPSDDATSEAATGPSDDATSEAATGPSDDATSEAATGPSDDATSEAATGPSDGATSEAATGPSDGATSEAATGPSDDATSEAATGPSVRRYL; from the exons ATGATGTCCCTGTCCTCTGACGACGCTAC CTCTGAAGCTGCCACTGGCCCCTCTGACGACGCTACCTCTGAAGCTGCCACTGGCCCGTCTGACGACGCTAC CTCTGAAGCTGCCACTGGCCCGTCTGACGACGCTAC CTCTGAAGCTGCCACTGGCCCGTCTGACGACGCTAC CTCTGAAGCTGCCACTGGCCCGTCTGACGGCGCTACCTCTGAAGCTGCCACTGGCCCGTCTGACGGCGCTACCTCTGAAGCTGCCACTGGCCCGTCTGACGACGCTACCTCTGAAGCTGCCACTGGCCCGTCTGTACGACGCTACCTCTGA
- the LOC139027888 gene encoding PML-RARA-regulated adapter molecule 1-like isoform X2, translating into MMSLSSDDATSEAATGPSLTTLPLKLPLAPLTTLPLKLPLARLTTLPLKLPLPSDDATSEAATGPLTTLPLKLPLARLTTLPLKLPLARLTTLPLKLPLARLTALPLKLPLARLTALPLKLPLARLTTLPLKLPLARLYDATSEAATGPS; encoded by the exons ATGATGTCCCTGTCCTCTGACGACGCTAC CTCTGAAGCTGCCACTGGCCCGTCTCTGACGACGCTACCTCTGAAGCTGCCACTGGCCCCTCTGACGACGCTACCTCTGAAGCTGCCACTGGCCCGTCTGACGACGCTACCTCTGAAGCTGCCACTGCCGTCTGACGACGCTACCTCTGAAGCTGCCACTGGCCCGCTGACGACGCTACCTCTGAAGCTGCCACTGGCCCGTCTGACGACGCTAC CTCTGAAGCTGCCACTGGCCCGTCTGACGACGCTAC CTCTGAAGCTGCCACTGGCCCGTCTGACGGCGCTACCTCTGAAGCTGCCACTGGCCCGTCTGACGGCGCTACCTCTGAAGCTGCCACTGGCCCGTCTGACGACGCTACCTCTGAAGCTGCCACTGGCCCGTCTGTACGACGCTACCTCTGAAGCTGCCACTGGCCCGTCTTGA
- the LOC139027888 gene encoding polysialoglycoprotein-like isoform X5, with protein sequence MMSLSSDDATSEAATGPSDDATSEAATGPSDDATSEAATGPSDDATSEAALARLTGATSEAATGPSDDGATSEAATGPSDGATSEAATGPSDGATSEAATGPSDDATSEAATGPSVRRYL encoded by the exons ATGATGTCCCTGTCCTCTGACGACGCTAC CTCTGAAGCTGCCACTGGCCCCTCTGACGACGCTACCTCTGAAGCTGCCACTGGCCCGTCTGACGACGCTAC CTCTGAAGCTGCCACTGGCCCGTCTGACGACGCTACCTCTGAAGCTGCACTGGCCCGTCTGACGG GCGCTACCTCTGAAGCTGCCACTGGCCCGTCTGACGACG GCGCTACCTCTGAAGCTGCCACTGGCCCGTCTGACGGCGCTACCTCTGAAGCTGCCACTGGCCCGTCTGACGGCGCTACCTCTGAAGCTGCCACTGGCCCGTCTGACGACGCTACCTCTGAAGCTGCCACTGGCCCGTCTGTACGACGCTACCTCTGA